One window of the Fibrobacter succinogenes genome contains the following:
- a CDS encoding class II fructose-bisphosphate aldolase, with product LAISIGTSHGAYKFKPEQCTRDPKTGKLVPPPLAFDVLHAIEQKLPGFPIVLHGSSSVPQDEVDTINAHGGKLPDAVGIPEEQLREASRSAVCKINIDSDSRLAMTAAIRKYFDEHPEHFDPRQYLKPARENMKKMYMHKIVDVLGSNDKL from the coding sequence CCTCGCTATCTCCATCGGTACCAGCCACGGTGCTTACAAGTTCAAGCCGGAACAGTGCACTCGCGACCCGAAGACTGGCAAGCTCGTTCCGCCTCCTCTAGCATTCGATGTGCTCCACGCCATCGAACAGAAACTCCCGGGCTTCCCGATCGTGCTCCACGGTTCTTCTTCTGTCCCGCAGGACGAAGTTGATACGATCAACGCTCACGGCGGTAAGCTCCCGGATGCAGTTGGTATTCCGGAAGAACAGCTCCGCGAAGCTTCTCGCTCTGCTGTCTGCAAGATCAACATCGACTCTGACAGCCGTCTCGCTATGACTGCCGCTATCCGTAAGTATTTCGACGAACATCCGGAACACTTCGACCCGCGCCAGTACCTCAAGCCGGCTCGTGAAAACATGAAGAAGATGTACATGCACAAGATCGTGGATGTGCTCGGCTCCAACGACAAGCTGTAA
- a CDS encoding zinc ribbon domain-containing protein, producing MHCPHCHSELKDNATFCPHCGSDKNTGWKEGAQYSDLETPDYDEILENEFGDDPNSPYAKKKTANPFGIIVVTIVVIAFVAAMIL from the coding sequence ATGCACTGTCCTCACTGCCACTCCGAATTAAAAGATAACGCCACCTTCTGCCCCCACTGCGGGAGCGACAAGAACACCGGCTGGAAAGAAGGCGCGCAATACAGTGACCTCGAAACGCCCGACTACGATGAAATCCTCGAGAATGAATTCGGAGACGACCCGAACAGCCCCTACGCAAAAAAGAAAACGGCAAATCCGTTCGGCATTATCGTTGTGACCATTGTCGTGATTGCATTTGTCGCAGCAATGATTTTATAA
- a CDS encoding response regulator, with product MVFVFSNYLKSTLISSSYSSSESKFQDKTVQDLELFFSQFEKLFKPLPQILQHTTKEADIKKALKKHSASSPYIVDTYYGNQKGKFISARDFTLDEGKKEFRIKTWYLEASRRKGLAITGPEINEHAKKRVLTYSYPLWDKNRNFMGTVAEDVDLQKVRLLMGDFAKIEGGITMLVGAENDSLFTYFPYETSLHKIVVDSVTALLHLVQEDIRFERLSHENVMRFEKMDVENRKLSFMVMPLKKAPFYVVHVVQKNKVVAKVQENLNAIIFVVALVVLALVFLTWLIVRFLFKLFIQKDLNDSVSSSTMFETLLNSDNFRIILTNDTFDILHASAYFSDFFNHGNDIRGEILWTFFRSDSFKKFVYKVSKGGKMHASERQIIIPVRSCMGEDAWWKVIFQFLVEDNGSIRYLFLISDETSGIQKDTILYTIMLSVGVSFLVILDKNQRIKYMSKQLADYLIMDWKDVNGLPLADLPKCGMPENVVDALKKAFDERSSWKGTFVLQTLNTHTDTWFRGEACTLKVHDSVVGYMLSMVDISEVVEAREIAERATQAKSEFLANMSHEIRTPMNAIIGMAHLIQETQLDERQQGFVERISHAATSLLGIINNILDFSKIEANKQDLEITQLVLRDIISEVAALAEVRIAGRPIELIVDADPEIPEILMGDPLRLSQIFTNLINNATKFTESGSITLKIKQEQVIGNNVKLSFSVSDTGIGMTSEQLGHLFNAFTQADGSITRKYGGTGLGLVISKSLVELMGGVLKVESEYGKGSRFFFTITLAIAPQTSVPKWKSVTTFKNKNVLLIDDCNNLREVLRHYLTKLQCVVEEAASVDEAFDLIQAHEEAGESPYDLFIVDYQMPIVNGIDFVQGLPIKMRRIPKILMHPIHFEEKNYHLAEEIGYNSFVAKPLQISSLLSAMQEAFEQKLTYQKSVKTEKKKIFFKEAKILLVEDNLMNQELAVSLLNSVGLTTMVAANGKIALDLLKKDAFDLVLMDILMPVMNGLEATKAIRNRSDEYFKTVPIIAMSAKAFQKDRDDCISAGMNSYIAKPIDPKLLYSELAKYLPVADKMPIAANAGEPEATPSDADDSVVAMFQNVRNFDAAAGLYHANDNKNLFFKIIQGFVRDYSADVQKLKKAFESVDHDEAARIVHTIKGLCGTIGAYHAQTLGVMLENSLLKKEQNYSEFHAFVKALEELFGDLKIVMKNILSEQSNSTTAVVKHVDPEASKKLTQAIWDLKPAVESCSLTKCKRIFETLEKIIFSPEQDALLQKLHNQIDDYDFTAAEETIRHLEETLK from the coding sequence ATGGTGTTTGTTTTTTCGAATTACTTAAAATCGACTCTAATTTCATCTTCGTATAGTTCGTCTGAATCCAAATTTCAGGACAAAACGGTACAAGATCTTGAATTGTTTTTCAGCCAATTTGAAAAACTGTTCAAGCCTTTGCCGCAAATTTTACAGCATACAACAAAAGAAGCCGATATCAAGAAGGCTTTAAAAAAGCACAGCGCATCGTCTCCTTACATTGTTGATACTTATTATGGCAACCAAAAAGGCAAGTTTATCTCGGCTAGAGATTTTACGCTGGATGAAGGCAAAAAGGAATTTCGCATAAAGACTTGGTATTTGGAGGCTTCTAGGCGCAAGGGGCTTGCCATTACTGGCCCAGAAATAAATGAGCATGCTAAAAAGCGCGTGCTTACTTATTCTTATCCGCTATGGGATAAAAACCGAAATTTTATGGGGACTGTGGCCGAAGACGTTGATTTGCAAAAAGTTCGTTTGTTGATGGGCGATTTTGCAAAGATCGAAGGCGGCATTACGATGCTCGTTGGGGCTGAAAATGATAGCTTGTTTACATATTTCCCATACGAAACGAGCCTTCATAAAATTGTTGTCGATTCCGTTACTGCCCTTTTGCACCTTGTACAAGAAGATATTCGATTCGAACGCTTATCGCATGAAAATGTGATGCGGTTTGAAAAGATGGATGTTGAAAACCGTAAATTGAGTTTTATGGTCATGCCGCTAAAGAAAGCGCCTTTTTATGTAGTGCATGTTGTCCAAAAAAATAAAGTTGTCGCAAAGGTTCAAGAAAATCTAAACGCCATTATTTTTGTCGTGGCTCTTGTCGTGTTGGCTTTGGTGTTTTTAACATGGCTAATTGTACGGTTCCTTTTTAAACTGTTTATCCAGAAGGATTTGAATGATAGCGTTAGTTCGAGTACCATGTTCGAAACGCTTTTAAATAGCGATAACTTTAGGATAATTCTTACAAACGATACGTTTGATATTCTCCATGCAAGCGCCTATTTTTCTGATTTTTTCAATCATGGCAATGATATTCGTGGAGAAATTCTGTGGACTTTTTTCCGCTCCGACTCGTTTAAAAAATTTGTCTATAAAGTTTCGAAGGGCGGCAAAATGCATGCTAGCGAACGGCAAATCATTATTCCTGTTCGAAGTTGCATGGGCGAAGATGCTTGGTGGAAAGTGATTTTCCAGTTCCTTGTTGAAGACAATGGCTCGATTCGCTATTTGTTCCTCATTTCTGATGAAACAAGCGGTATTCAGAAAGACACGATTCTTTACACGATTATGCTATCGGTGGGTGTCTCGTTTCTTGTGATTCTTGACAAAAATCAACGAATCAAGTACATGTCTAAGCAACTTGCGGACTATCTCATCATGGATTGGAAAGATGTGAATGGCTTGCCGCTTGCCGACTTGCCTAAGTGTGGAATGCCCGAGAATGTTGTGGATGCTTTGAAAAAGGCGTTTGATGAACGGAGTTCCTGGAAGGGTACCTTTGTGCTCCAGACGCTCAATACGCATACAGATACGTGGTTCCGTGGCGAAGCCTGTACGCTTAAAGTTCATGACTCGGTTGTGGGTTACATGCTTTCGATGGTTGATATTTCGGAAGTCGTTGAGGCTAGAGAAATCGCGGAACGAGCAACGCAAGCCAAGAGCGAGTTCCTCGCGAACATGAGTCATGAAATCCGCACGCCCATGAATGCCATTATCGGTATGGCACATTTGATTCAGGAAACGCAACTTGACGAACGCCAGCAAGGTTTTGTTGAACGCATTAGCCATGCGGCAACATCGCTTCTTGGAATTATAAATAATATTTTGGACTTCTCGAAGATTGAAGCGAATAAGCAAGATCTTGAAATTACGCAGCTTGTTTTGCGGGATATTATTAGCGAAGTGGCTGCTCTTGCCGAAGTGCGTATTGCAGGCCGTCCCATTGAATTGATTGTTGACGCGGATCCTGAAATCCCTGAAATTTTGATGGGCGACCCTTTGCGCCTTTCTCAGATTTTCACGAACTTGATTAACAATGCGACGAAGTTTACTGAAAGCGGAAGCATAACGCTGAAAATTAAGCAAGAACAAGTTATTGGAAATAATGTAAAACTTTCGTTCAGTGTCAGCGATACGGGTATCGGCATGACGAGCGAGCAGTTAGGCCATCTCTTCAACGCGTTTACGCAGGCAGACGGCTCTATTACGCGTAAATATGGCGGAACTGGGCTTGGCCTTGTCATTTCAAAATCGCTTGTGGAACTCATGGGCGGCGTGCTTAAGGTTGAAAGCGAATATGGAAAGGGCTCTAGATTCTTCTTTACGATAACGCTTGCCATTGCGCCACAGACTTCCGTGCCCAAATGGAAATCTGTTACGACGTTTAAGAATAAGAATGTCTTGCTGATTGACGATTGCAACAATCTCCGTGAAGTGTTGAGACATTACCTTACCAAGTTGCAGTGCGTTGTTGAAGAAGCCGCCTCTGTCGATGAAGCTTTTGATTTGATTCAGGCGCACGAAGAAGCGGGTGAGAGCCCGTATGACCTCTTTATTGTCGATTACCAGATGCCTATTGTGAACGGCATTGATTTTGTACAGGGCCTTCCGATTAAGATGAGGAGAATTCCAAAAATTCTCATGCATCCGATTCATTTTGAAGAGAAAAATTACCACCTTGCAGAAGAAATCGGTTATAACAGCTTCGTGGCAAAACCGTTGCAGATTAGTTCCTTGCTTAGCGCCATGCAGGAGGCTTTCGAGCAAAAACTGACGTATCAAAAGTCCGTTAAGACCGAGAAAAAGAAGATTTTCTTCAAGGAAGCAAAGATTCTCTTGGTCGAAGATAATCTGATGAATCAGGAATTGGCGGTGTCACTCTTGAACAGTGTTGGGCTTACTACGATGGTGGCTGCAAACGGTAAAATTGCGCTGGATTTGCTCAAGAAGGATGCTTTTGACTTGGTGTTGATGGATATTTTGATGCCGGTGATGAATGGTCTCGAAGCGACGAAGGCGATCCGTAACCGTTCCGATGAGTATTTCAAGACGGTGCCGATTATCGCTATGAGTGCAAAAGCGTTCCAAAAAGACAGGGACGATTGTATCAGCGCTGGCATGAACTCTTATATTGCAAAGCCCATTGATCCGAAGTTGCTCTATTCTGAGCTCGCAAAGTATTTGCCTGTTGCCGATAAGATGCCGATAGCGGCAAATGCGGGTGAACCGGAGGCAACACCTTCTGATGCTGACGATAGTGTTGTGGCTATGTTCCAGAATGTCCGCAATTTCGATGCGGCGGCTGGGCTTTACCATGCCAACGACAACAAGAATTTGTTCTTCAAGATTATTCAGGGCTTTGTCCGCGATTACAGTGCAGATGTCCAGAAACTTAAAAAGGCTTTTGAATCTGTTGACCATGACGAGGCTGCTCGCATTGTGCACACGATTAAGGGACTTTGCGGCACGATAGGAGCGTATCATGCGCAAACGCTTGGGGTGATGCTCGAAAATTCATTGCTCAAAAAAGAGCAGAATTACAGTGAGTTCCATGCGTTTGTAAAAGCTTTGGAAGAACTTTTTGGTGACCTTAAAATCGTCATGAAGAATATTCTTTCGGAACAGTCGAATTCGACCACGGCGGTTGTCAAGCATGTTGATCCGGAAGCCTCAAAAAAGTTGACGCAAGCGATTTGGGACCTCAAACCCGCGGTAGAATCTTGCTCGCTGACGAAGTGCAAACGCATTTTCGAAACGCTCGAAAAGATTATTTTTTCGCCAGAGCAAGATGCTTTGTTGCAGAAATTGCATAATCAAATTGACGATTACGATTTTACTGCTGCTGAAGAAACAATCCGCCACCTCGAAGAAACGCTCAAATAG